CTGATCCAGAACAGTGCGGAACGGTTGTACCCATCCGCGGCATGAGTGTCAGACATCGTTATTATCCTTTTATCGTGAGCCAGCGGGGCGCGAGCACCCCACACCAGTTTATACGACAGAAGCGGGGGTGGGGCCAAGCGCCGGGAGAGCGCGCGGGGAAGCGGTCAGTCGTTACGCTCACAGCCCGGCAATGAGCCATCATCCAGCCGCGTCGCCGCTTCGTCCCCGGCCACCGTGGACACGGCGGTCCGGAGCGCATCCAGGTCGAGGTCTTCGTTGCCCAATAGCTGGCCGAGCACGTCGTCCAGGCCATTGTTGTCGCCGCCCGCGCGCAACGCGGCATCGATATCCCTGAACACCATCACTGCCCGGGCCGTGGTGGCCCCTGTCGAGGCACCGCCGCAGAGCTCATCGGATTTGGCGGACCATTGAGCCAGGTCCTTCAGTGCGTGCTGGTAACGTTTGGGCGTGATCGTGCCCGAGCGCCGTAGCAACTCCAGGGAGTAGTACTCGGCCAGGCCCTCGACAATCCAGTCATAACCGGGTGCCGAATCCATCGACAGCGCAACATGCAGCACTTCGTGCAGCAAGGAACTGGTGCCGTTGCCGCTGATCATGGGTCGCTCGGCATGGATGTACAGGGAGTTCGGTGCCGACAATGCGCCGCGCCACATGGGCTCGCCGGCGCTGATCACCGTCAGGCGTGGCAGCGGCTCGGGCAACAGCGCCGAGAGTTCCGGCAGGGTCCAGTTCAGTAGCGCCAGCATATCCATGCGTCGCACGTCCTGGCTGGTTGGCCCGGCGATAACGACGCGCGTGCCCGCGATCCGCTCGCGGCGGACGCCCAGTTCGCCCATCACCAGCCAGCCGGTGGGCTGCGAGAAGCGCCGCCCCGGTCGCGTGACGGACGAACCCTTGTCATTGCCCGCGTAAGGCGTAACCACCGACCATCCGGCCGGTGCCTGTACCTTCAGGACCGTGTTCGACTGCGCCGATTTCTGCGTCCGGGTGGCGGCCCGGGGGATCACGTCCTCGAGCCGGAACAGGCCCCAGTCGTCATCCAGCCAGGCGTCGTACTCACCCGAATCGCGCTCGTGCAGCACAGGCACACGCCAGGACAGCCGCCCGCCATTGGCCGGGGGTGACCAGGTGACCTGCCCGTCATCGACGACCACATCGCCATCGCCGTTGATTGCTTCCAGCAGCCCCTGGTCGAAGCGCATTTCGCGCAGGTAGTCGTCATCCTGCCGAAGGTTCAGGCGCACGTTCGCCACACCCGCACGTGGATCCACGGTCACGCGGTAGCTGATGTCGTAAACCCGTTCACCGTTGTCGGACAGGCAGGTTCCGCAGAACCACAGCAGGGCCAGGGCAACCAAGGCCCGTGAAAACACGCCTGTCATGTTCAGCGCTGGATAAGGACCGAAGACGCCTCAATGGCGTATTCGAAGGCACCGGCGATGGGCTCCGGGGCTTCGCCCAGGTCATCGGCGTAATGATCCGCCTGGGCCTGGGAAATCGGTGTCCGGACTAACTCACCCACAAGCGTTACTGGTTTTCCGGCTGTATCGGTGGGAATAAAAAACGCGTAGTCGTGAAAAGTCACACGGACCACGGTGTCGCCTTCCTGGGCAATAAAGAAACACCCCTTCTTCTGGCACACCTTGTTTATGGTCGTGGTCACCCGCACGGACTCGGGGCCATTGTCACCCAGGCTTGCCACGGCCTCACTGACAGACAGGCCGGGCGCCTTGTCGGTCATCGCGTCGCCAAACACTTCGTACTCGGCAGTCGATTCAACCGGCGCCGACAACCGCGTCACGTCGCCCATCACGCCGGCCGAAATGCCCACGGCCAGGAGCCCGATAAGCCGGGTTACTGCTTTGCACCGGGCCATCATTGCACCCTGCATGCCGGGTAACGCGGCGTCTTGCTGACCCGCTCCACCCGATCTTCAGCAACATCCACCTTCACGCATTCCGCGGTACGCGGCGCGTACCACCAGGTGCTGGTCAGGCTGATGCCCTCATGGCGGTCCACCGCGCGGAAACCCTCGCGGTCCAGGGCCAGGTCGGCACTGCTGGCCGACTCACCCACCAATTCATGGAAATCGCGTGCGTTGCCCTGCCCGGCCATGGATTCGCAGGCCTGCGGGGGCGCCTTGCGAATGGCATCAAAAA
The sequence above is drawn from the Marinihelvus fidelis genome and encodes:
- a CDS encoding DUF4920 domain-containing protein — protein: MGISAGVMGDVTRLSAPVESTAEYEVFGDAMTDKAPGLSVSEAVASLGDNGPESVRVTTTINKVCQKKGCFFIAQEGDTVVRVTFHDYAFFIPTDTAGKPVTLVGELVRTPISQAQADHYADDLGEAPEPIAGAFEYAIEASSVLIQR
- a CDS encoding gluzincin family metallopeptidase translates to MTGVFSRALVALALLWFCGTCLSDNGERVYDISYRVTVDPRAGVANVRLNLRQDDDYLREMRFDQGLLEAINGDGDVVVDDGQVTWSPPANGGRLSWRVPVLHERDSGEYDAWLDDDWGLFRLEDVIPRAATRTQKSAQSNTVLKVQAPAGWSVVTPYAGNDKGSSVTRPGRRFSQPTGWLVMGELGVRRERIAGTRVVIAGPTSQDVRRMDMLALLNWTLPELSALLPEPLPRLTVISAGEPMWRGALSAPNSLYIHAERPMISGNGTSSLLHEVLHVALSMDSAPGYDWIVEGLAEYYSLELLRRSGTITPKRYQHALKDLAQWSAKSDELCGGASTGATTARAVMVFRDIDAALRAGGDNNGLDDVLGQLLGNEDLDLDALRTAVSTVAGDEAATRLDDGSLPGCERND